In a single window of the Bacillus clarus genome:
- the dapF gene encoding diaminopimelate epimerase gives MNQFSFTKMHGLGNSYIYVNMFEEQIREEDLAPVAEKVSNINTGIGADGMILICPSEVAPVKMRMFNNDGSEGKSCGNGLRCVAKYAYEHKLVEETVFTIETLAGIVTAEVTVVDGTVTLAKIDMGAPRLTREEIPMLGEGETPFIREDFLYNNHRYAFTAVSMGNPHAVIFVDDVEKSPLTTLGPVLETHEMFPERVNVEFIEILNNEEMNFRVWERGSGVTQACGTGACAAVVAAILNGKMERGKEITVHLAGGDLMIAWTEEGNVLMKGPAEVICRGVYEYKIEV, from the coding sequence ATGAACCAATTTTCTTTTACAAAAATGCATGGACTTGGCAATAGTTATATATATGTAAATATGTTTGAAGAACAAATTCGGGAGGAAGATTTAGCTCCTGTGGCAGAAAAGGTTTCAAATATTAACACTGGTATTGGAGCGGATGGAATGATTTTAATTTGTCCATCGGAAGTAGCTCCAGTGAAAATGCGTATGTTTAATAATGATGGTTCAGAAGGAAAGAGTTGCGGGAATGGTTTACGCTGCGTAGCGAAATATGCATATGAGCATAAACTAGTAGAGGAAACGGTTTTCACAATTGAAACGTTAGCTGGAATTGTGACCGCAGAAGTGACAGTAGTAGACGGCACAGTTACATTAGCGAAGATCGATATGGGAGCACCTCGTTTAACACGTGAGGAGATACCGATGCTTGGTGAAGGTGAAACACCATTTATTCGTGAAGACTTCTTATATAATAATCATCGTTATGCATTTACAGCTGTTTCAATGGGAAACCCACATGCGGTTATTTTTGTTGATGATGTAGAAAAGTCTCCTCTTACAACGCTAGGTCCGGTACTTGAGACACATGAAATGTTCCCTGAACGAGTGAACGTTGAGTTTATTGAAATCTTAAATAATGAAGAGATGAACTTCCGTGTTTGGGAACGTGGCTCTGGTGTAACACAAGCTTGTGGAACAGGTGCGTGCGCTGCTGTCGTTGCTGCTATTTTAAATGGGAAGATGGAACGCGGCAAGGAGATTACAGTTCATTTAGCTGGCGGTGATCTAATGATCGCATGGACAGAAGAAGGCAATGTATTAATGAAAGGTCCTGCGGAAGTAATTTGCCGCGGAGTGTATGAGTACAAGATAGAAGTGTAA
- a CDS encoding YuzB family protein: MIKPLIEFCVGNLASGSQAALEKLEKDPNLDVMEYGCLGYCGICFEGPFALVNGEVVQGATVEELVKNVYDYLDENPMF; the protein is encoded by the coding sequence TTGATTAAACCATTAATCGAATTTTGTGTAGGTAACCTTGCAAGTGGATCGCAAGCAGCATTAGAGAAATTAGAAAAAGATCCGAATTTAGATGTGATGGAGTATGGTTGTTTAGGTTATTGTGGCATTTGTTTTGAAGGGCCATTTGCACTTGTAAACGGTGAAGTTGTACAAGGTGCGACAGTAGAAGAACTTGTAAAGAATGTATATGATTATTTGGATGAAAATCCAATGTTTTAA
- a CDS encoding NAD(P)/FAD-dependent oxidoreductase, whose translation MKHLVLLGGGYGGMRILQRLLPNNQLPDDVQVTLIDKVPYHCFKTEYYALVAGTISETHIRIPFPEHPRLNIQYGTVTNIDLETKAVHLDGGETIQYDDLIIGLGCEDKYHNVPGAKEYTHSLQSIEQTRKTYERLNSLEPNATVAVVGAGLSGVEVASELRESRADLKIYLFDRKDRILFPYPEKLSRYVEEWFTKHDVTIIRNSNITKVEPNIVYNHDEPLECDAIVWTAGIQANEVVRNLPVEQDNSGRVVLTKYHNIPNNEHVYVVGDCAALPHAPSAQLAEGQGEQIVQILLKRWNNEPLPDELPVIKLKGVLGSLGKKHGFGLLANQPLMGRVPRLLKSGILWMYKYHNG comes from the coding sequence ATGAAACACCTCGTACTACTAGGTGGCGGCTACGGTGGAATGAGAATTCTGCAACGGCTACTTCCAAACAACCAACTTCCAGATGATGTCCAAGTGACATTAATCGACAAAGTACCATATCACTGCTTTAAAACTGAATATTATGCATTAGTAGCGGGCACAATTTCAGAAACGCATATTCGTATTCCGTTTCCTGAACATCCGCGTCTCAATATTCAATACGGCACAGTAACAAATATTGATCTCGAAACGAAAGCTGTTCATCTTGATGGCGGCGAAACAATCCAGTATGATGATTTAATTATCGGACTTGGCTGTGAAGATAAATACCACAACGTTCCTGGGGCGAAGGAATATACACATAGTCTTCAATCCATTGAGCAAACACGCAAAACATATGAACGATTAAACAGCTTAGAACCAAACGCAACAGTAGCTGTTGTTGGCGCTGGTTTAAGCGGTGTCGAAGTTGCAAGTGAGCTGCGCGAAAGCCGCGCTGATTTAAAAATCTACTTATTCGATCGCAAGGATCGTATTTTATTCCCATACCCAGAGAAATTAAGTAGATATGTAGAAGAATGGTTTACGAAACACGATGTTACTATTATACGAAACTCTAACATTACGAAAGTGGAACCAAACATTGTGTACAACCATGACGAACCACTTGAATGCGATGCGATTGTATGGACAGCTGGTATTCAAGCAAATGAAGTTGTTCGAAACCTTCCAGTCGAACAAGATAATAGTGGACGGGTCGTATTAACAAAATATCACAATATTCCGAACAACGAACACGTTTATGTTGTAGGGGATTGTGCTGCGCTTCCACACGCACCATCTGCACAACTTGCTGAAGGTCAAGGAGAGCAAATTGTCCAAATATTATTGAAACGTTGGAACAATGAACCACTTCCTGATGAACTACCTGTTATTAAATTAAAAGGTGTTCTTGGCTCTCTTGGTAAGAAGCACGGATTTGGTTTACTCGCAAACCAACCATTAATGGGACGTGTACCGAGATTGTTAAAATCCGGTATACTCTGGATGTACAAATATCATAACGGTTAA
- a CDS encoding aspartyl-phosphate phosphatase Spo0E family protein, which yields MNLTKLNDRIEAKKKELIYLVEIYGFTHDKVISFSQELDRLLNLLIELKTKKKRCSL from the coding sequence ATGAACTTAACGAAACTAAACGATCGAATAGAAGCGAAGAAAAAAGAATTGATCTATCTCGTTGAAATATACGGATTCACTCATGATAAAGTGATTTCTTTCAGTCAAGAATTAGATCGTTTACTTAACTTATTAATAGAACTCAAAACGAAGAAAAAACGCTGCTCTTTATAA
- a CDS encoding ABC transporter ATP-binding protein has product MFILKDVTYKDILHIPYLQIQKEKITCIIGESGSGKSTLLRMLNDLQSPTSGTIEYNGKSIFDYPPIQLRRDVVMLGQTPPIFDGTVKDNLLMGLRLSEKPFPNDDALRSALQTVSLDKQLEDSASSLSGGEKQRLAFARIILMDPPVYLLDEPTSALDSDTERRVMKQFTILAREKKKTVIFITHSQQLPGEIADDMIEISKTNGATRKEVLSVEGRY; this is encoded by the coding sequence ATGTTTATATTAAAAGACGTTACATATAAAGATATACTACACATTCCTTATTTACAGATTCAAAAAGAAAAAATCACTTGTATTATCGGTGAGAGCGGGAGCGGAAAAAGTACATTGCTTCGCATGTTAAACGATTTACAATCTCCAACATCCGGTACAATTGAATATAACGGAAAATCAATTTTTGATTATCCTCCTATTCAATTACGACGTGACGTAGTCATGCTCGGTCAAACTCCACCTATTTTTGATGGAACAGTTAAAGACAATCTATTAATGGGGTTGCGTCTTTCTGAAAAGCCCTTTCCAAATGATGATGCTTTACGGAGCGCATTACAAACTGTTAGCTTAGACAAACAATTAGAAGATAGCGCCTCCTCTTTATCAGGCGGTGAAAAGCAAAGACTTGCTTTCGCTCGCATTATACTAATGGATCCACCTGTCTATTTATTGGATGAACCAACTTCGGCATTAGATAGTGACACTGAACGCCGCGTTATGAAGCAATTCACTATACTGGCAAGAGAAAAGAAAAAAACAGTTATCTTCATTACGCATTCTCAACAACTTCCAGGAGAAATCGCAGACGATATGATTGAAATTAGTAAAACAAACGGTGCTACTAGAAAGGAAGTGCTCTCAGTTGAAGGGCGTTATTGA
- a CDS encoding ABC transporter permease → MKGVIELQIWQLAAAYIFILILIGLVKLKGIPREKQIAIATFRMTIQLVLVAYVLTYIFENSNQFYTIALITSITTFAIFNIYKRVNIPMSKDLKRVAALSMVAGSIGPLLLFIFVIIGHDPWYAPQYIVPITGMLVGNAMTGVSLGANTFLNNMKSQRNHIEGALMLGATPKEAAAPLIRDAFDSAILPTINSMVGMGIISLPGMMTGQILSGVSPFTAIQYQIAIILGISGSTAFSVIIFLQLGYKTFFNKRCQLKEVELRS, encoded by the coding sequence TTGAAGGGCGTTATTGAACTCCAAATTTGGCAACTTGCCGCTGCATATATTTTCATTCTTATTTTAATTGGGCTTGTAAAATTAAAAGGAATTCCACGTGAGAAACAAATTGCAATTGCAACATTTCGTATGACAATTCAGCTCGTACTTGTTGCTTATGTCCTAACATACATATTTGAAAATAGTAACCAATTTTATACAATTGCTCTTATTACTTCTATTACTACATTTGCAATTTTTAACATTTATAAACGAGTTAATATCCCGATGTCAAAAGACTTAAAACGAGTAGCCGCTCTTTCCATGGTTGCTGGATCAATTGGACCACTTCTACTATTTATCTTTGTTATTATCGGTCATGATCCTTGGTATGCTCCGCAATATATCGTTCCAATTACAGGAATGTTAGTTGGGAACGCCATGACTGGTGTCTCCCTAGGAGCAAATACGTTCTTAAACAATATGAAATCACAAAGAAATCATATTGAAGGTGCACTTATGCTCGGCGCAACACCGAAAGAAGCAGCCGCTCCGCTCATTCGAGACGCTTTTGACTCTGCTATTTTACCAACAATCAATTCTATGGTCGGGATGGGAATTATAAGCCTTCCAGGCATGATGACAGGACAAATATTATCCGGTGTTTCACCGTTTACAGCTATTCAATACCAAATTGCCATCATACTTGGTATTTCAGGAAGTACTGCGTTCTCTGTCATTATCTTCTTACAGCTTGGCTATAAAACATTCTTTAATAAACGGTGTCAATTGAAAGAAGTTGAGCTACGGTCATAA
- the phnA gene encoding alkylphosphonate utilization operon protein PhnA, which yields MATLPNCPKCNSEYTYEDGVLFVCPECAHEWGQEAEAENNDGAKVVKDANGNVLQDGDSVTVIKDLKVKGTSSVVKIGTKVKSIRLVDGDHDIDCKIDGFGAMKLKSQFVKKA from the coding sequence ATGGCTACTTTACCAAATTGTCCAAAATGTAATTCAGAATATACGTATGAGGATGGCGTTCTTTTCGTATGTCCAGAATGTGCACATGAGTGGGGACAAGAAGCGGAAGCTGAAAATAATGATGGTGCAAAAGTTGTAAAAGATGCGAACGGAAACGTACTTCAAGATGGCGATTCTGTTACTGTAATTAAAGATTTAAAAGTAAAAGGAACGTCTTCAGTTGTGAAGATTGGTACGAAAGTAAAGAGCATTCGTCTAGTTGATGGAGATCACGATATTGATTGTAAAATCGACGGTTTCGGAGCTATGAAGTTAAAATCACAGTTCGTTAAGAAGGCGTAA
- a CDS encoding DUF2628 domain-containing protein: MMYVTESILQEIISPKELHRVVRNNNAYYDFKWGKAKDPEKENSWNWVAFFFPLFWLAYRKMYKLFCIIALVGVPTLITSVFIDIPLWIDVIVYLGTMLFTGWQGNRLYYKHVVRVLHEAKELPDAQQHYYFQTRGGTHVGIMIGLNVLLVVVFGAAGYGLSYLPTEPNIKDVIRLSNEGIALEVLTDNPNWKYVKKDGRFDVVEFTGYDYVEKKNVKIKFAVYLEKQRFEWKEIYLNNKKLNEEETEEYQFYIEENAWYE; the protein is encoded by the coding sequence ATGATGTATGTGACGGAATCTATTTTACAAGAAATAATTTCTCCTAAAGAGCTACATAGGGTTGTGAGAAATAATAATGCATATTACGACTTTAAATGGGGAAAAGCAAAAGATCCAGAGAAAGAGAATAGTTGGAATTGGGTTGCCTTTTTCTTCCCATTATTTTGGTTAGCCTACCGCAAAATGTATAAGCTATTTTGTATCATTGCATTAGTAGGTGTTCCTACTTTAATTACATCCGTTTTTATAGATATCCCGCTGTGGATAGATGTGATTGTTTATTTAGGAACTATGCTATTTACTGGTTGGCAAGGAAACCGTTTATATTATAAGCATGTCGTTCGTGTTTTACATGAGGCGAAAGAGTTACCAGATGCACAGCAACATTATTATTTCCAAACAAGGGGCGGCACTCATGTTGGCATTATGATTGGATTAAATGTGTTATTAGTTGTAGTGTTTGGTGCAGCTGGTTATGGATTATCGTATTTACCGACGGAACCGAATATAAAAGATGTGATTCGTTTAAGTAATGAAGGGATTGCATTAGAGGTTTTGACCGATAATCCGAATTGGAAGTACGTTAAAAAAGATGGACGTTTTGATGTAGTAGAATTTACTGGTTATGACTATGTGGAAAAAAAGAACGTGAAAATTAAGTTCGCTGTGTATTTAGAAAAACAGAGGTTTGAATGGAAAGAAATTTATTTAAACAATAAAAAGTTAAATGAAGAAGAAACAGAAGAATATCAATTTTATATTGAAGAAAATGCGTGGTATGAATAG
- a CDS encoding nucleotidyltransferase domain-containing protein produces MENGIKQALPEEVKQLMEQYIVEFKKFFSDEKLVGVYVYGSIALGAFHIETSDIDFVAVINDYVNEAEKQQLVELHKKLSDSTLGKRMDGMYIPLADLGKYNDEINEYVYCAEGKADIGHWDINGVTWWTLKNQGITVTGKEAEDLPFQIKWDDVVNTMKYNVEHYWSEKAKRPYLFFIEEWVESAVVTMGRILYTLDHKTIVSKDRGLQYMLELYPQKWEPLLKEVERIRHSKQERRNISMWRRADMTKKYLLSVIEECREKW; encoded by the coding sequence GTGGAGAATGGAATAAAGCAAGCTCTACCAGAAGAAGTAAAACAGCTAATGGAGCAGTACATAGTAGAATTTAAAAAATTTTTTTCGGACGAAAAGCTAGTCGGGGTATACGTTTATGGATCCATCGCGCTAGGAGCATTTCATATAGAAACGAGTGATATTGATTTTGTTGCAGTAATAAATGATTACGTGAATGAAGCTGAAAAACAACAACTTGTAGAACTGCATAAGAAACTTAGTGATAGTACGTTAGGTAAAAGAATGGACGGTATGTATATTCCGCTCGCTGACTTAGGGAAATACAATGATGAGATAAATGAGTACGTGTATTGTGCAGAGGGTAAGGCGGATATTGGCCATTGGGATATTAATGGGGTCACATGGTGGACATTGAAAAACCAAGGCATTACAGTTACCGGGAAAGAAGCAGAAGACCTTCCGTTTCAAATAAAATGGGACGATGTAGTAAATACAATGAAATATAACGTAGAACATTACTGGAGTGAAAAAGCGAAGCGTCCCTATTTATTTTTTATAGAAGAATGGGTAGAATCAGCTGTCGTTACGATGGGGCGTATTTTATATACATTAGATCATAAAACCATCGTTTCAAAAGATAGAGGATTACAGTATATGTTAGAACTTTATCCTCAGAAATGGGAGCCTTTATTAAAAGAAGTAGAGCGAATACGACATAGTAAACAAGAAAGACGAAATATCTCCATGTGGAGACGAGCTGATATGACGAAGAAGTATTTACTTAGTGTGATAGAGGAGTGTAGGGAGAAGTGGTGA
- a CDS encoding YuzD family protein — MVNVQVYGAKVICASCVGMPSSTETFEWLQAAIGRKYEGQENKFKFEYIDIQEQQEDEDKQAFAERVVEEDLFYPVVLVNGEIVGEGNPRLKDVYEEIEKYL, encoded by the coding sequence ATGGTTAATGTTCAAGTATATGGGGCGAAAGTAATTTGTGCGAGCTGCGTTGGAATGCCATCTTCAACAGAAACGTTTGAGTGGTTACAAGCGGCAATTGGTCGTAAATATGAAGGACAAGAAAATAAATTTAAGTTTGAGTATATTGATATTCAAGAGCAGCAAGAAGATGAGGATAAACAAGCATTCGCAGAGCGAGTAGTGGAAGAAGATTTATTTTATCCAGTCGTCCTTGTGAATGGAGAAATCGTTGGAGAAGGAAATCCTCGTTTGAAGGATGTTTATGAAGAAATCGAGAAATATTTATAA
- a CDS encoding NifU family protein, with the protein MENPNMQEQVLEVLDKLRPFLLRDGGDVELVDIEEGIVKLRLMGACGSCPSSTITLKAGIERALLEEVPGVIEVEQVF; encoded by the coding sequence ATGGAAAACCCAAATATGCAAGAACAAGTACTAGAAGTATTAGATAAATTACGTCCGTTCTTACTTCGTGATGGCGGTGACGTTGAATTAGTAGATATTGAAGAAGGTATCGTAAAGTTACGCCTTATGGGTGCATGCGGTAGCTGCCCAAGTTCTACAATCACACTAAAAGCTGGTATCGAACGCGCACTACTTGAAGAAGTACCAGGCGTAATCGAAGTAGAACAAGTATTTTAA
- the yutH gene encoding spore coat putative kinase YutH gives MIQHIYEHYHMHVKELIPLGPYKSFWIRNKIYVLVPIGDMEEEVLVEMKKLSDYMNQQGDITVATFVPTIHGYYVSEIEEKNYCLLKGMRMLERHATSLGSELSIFHKRGAFFPEEVEQLSRIGEWKALWEKRLDQLERFWQSQVMNHPSDVFDQLFIESFPYYLGVAENAIQYVVDTEMDDTPQITDAATICQERFTPLLWQQTKRLKLPFDWVYDHPSRDIAEWIRYMTIEKKKDWEQTIFQFITDYERNYSLSSFGWRLLFARLLFPLQYFETVERYYQTGNEEQKSIYKDRLEAILHDVNRSEQFMKSFYESLRLPVDKLGIRKLDWLS, from the coding sequence ATGATTCAGCATATTTATGAGCATTATCACATGCATGTTAAAGAATTAATCCCCCTTGGCCCCTATAAAAGCTTTTGGATTCGCAACAAAATTTATGTACTCGTTCCAATTGGAGATATGGAAGAAGAAGTACTTGTAGAAATGAAAAAGCTCAGTGACTATATGAACCAGCAGGGGGATATTACTGTTGCGACTTTCGTTCCGACTATACACGGCTACTATGTAAGTGAGATAGAAGAAAAAAATTATTGCTTATTAAAAGGTATGCGTATGTTAGAACGACATGCTACTTCCTTAGGGAGCGAGCTTTCTATATTCCATAAACGTGGTGCATTCTTTCCAGAAGAAGTTGAGCAATTAAGCCGCATTGGTGAATGGAAAGCATTATGGGAAAAAAGGCTTGATCAATTAGAAAGGTTTTGGCAATCGCAAGTGATGAACCACCCTTCAGACGTATTCGATCAATTGTTTATTGAATCCTTCCCGTATTACTTAGGAGTTGCAGAAAATGCAATTCAATATGTTGTCGATACAGAAATGGATGATACACCGCAAATAACTGACGCAGCAACAATTTGCCAAGAACGGTTTACACCTTTATTATGGCAACAAACGAAGCGCTTAAAACTTCCTTTCGATTGGGTATACGACCATCCAAGTAGAGATATAGCTGAATGGATTCGTTATATGACAATAGAAAAAAAGAAAGATTGGGAGCAAACGATATTTCAATTCATTACAGATTATGAACGAAATTATTCGTTGTCCTCGTTTGGATGGCGTTTATTATTCGCTCGCCTTCTTTTCCCGCTTCAATATTTTGAAACGGTAGAACGATATTACCAAACAGGGAATGAAGAACAAAAAAGCATATACAAAGATCGCTTAGAAGCCATTTTACACGATGTGAACCGCTCAGAGCAATTTATGAAGAGTTTTTATGAATCACTTCGTTTACCTGTCGATAAATTAGGTATTAGAAAGTTAGATTGGCTATCCTAA
- a CDS encoding phosphatidylglycerophosphatase A, with amino-acid sequence MKESNQLQERALQLLQERGVTIDDIAELVHFLQKKYHPNLEMSECRYNVERVLSKREVQNALITGIELDILAEKGMLSEPLQDIVKRDEGLYGIDEVIALSIVNVYGSIGFTNFGYIDKLKPGILEYLNDKSTGKVHTFLDDIVGGIAAAASSRLAHRADHAE; translated from the coding sequence ATGAAAGAATCAAATCAACTACAAGAAAGAGCATTACAACTATTACAAGAACGCGGTGTAACAATCGATGATATTGCTGAACTTGTTCATTTTCTTCAAAAGAAATACCATCCAAATTTAGAGATGTCAGAGTGTCGTTATAATGTAGAGCGTGTACTATCAAAACGTGAAGTACAGAACGCCCTTATTACCGGCATTGAACTCGATATCCTTGCTGAAAAAGGAATGTTAAGTGAACCGTTACAAGATATTGTAAAACGTGATGAAGGCTTATACGGAATTGATGAGGTTATTGCACTTTCAATCGTTAACGTGTACGGCTCTATCGGTTTCACAAACTTTGGATATATTGATAAATTAAAACCAGGTATTTTAGAATATTTAAATGATAAATCAACTGGAAAAGTGCATACATTCCTTGATGATATCGTTGGTGGTATTGCAGCTGCAGCTTCTAGCCGTTTGGCGCATCGAGCAGATCATGCAGAATAA
- a CDS encoding GNAT family N-acetyltransferase has translation MDIHKLTEEEAKEINTWKYEEPYSLYSFSGSGEAIEELLDGTYYGYCNERGELIGYFCFGENAQVPGGREANLYVGEDVVDIGLGMKPELTGKGMGKSFFQAGIAFTAKEFNSKMFRLSVATFNKRAIALYKNIGFQVGPIFISRGREFMLMEYERLSV, from the coding sequence ATGGATATACATAAACTAACAGAAGAAGAAGCAAAGGAGATTAATACGTGGAAGTACGAAGAACCGTATTCACTATATAGTTTTTCTGGAAGTGGTGAAGCGATAGAAGAGTTATTAGACGGGACATATTATGGCTATTGTAACGAACGTGGTGAATTAATCGGCTACTTTTGTTTTGGAGAAAATGCACAAGTTCCAGGGGGAAGAGAGGCCAATTTATATGTGGGAGAAGATGTAGTAGATATTGGACTTGGAATGAAGCCAGAGTTAACGGGAAAAGGGATGGGGAAATCATTCTTTCAAGCGGGGATAGCGTTTACTGCTAAGGAGTTCAATTCGAAAATGTTTCGACTAAGTGTAGCAACTTTTAATAAACGAGCGATTGCATTATATAAAAATATCGGATTTCAAGTAGGGCCAATTTTTATAAGTAGGGGAAGAGAGTTTATGCTCATGGAATACGAAAGGCTGTCAGTATGA
- a CDS encoding HAD family hydrolase → MIFASDFDQTLIYSRKSFRTAIEEEHIQLIETLDGKEISFISYKTISLLKKLQLYSHFIPVTTRTIEQFQHILLFQNEIIPEYVVTSNGGNILHNGKQDTVWKERIQSKISTDCLESDAVLKEFKQLSHEDWIISQKTADHLFHYCIVKRENIPYDELTAFTAWLDKQGWNHSLQGRKLYFVPKPVNKWAAVQYIQDKLQINTIITAGDSLLDLCMLEGANYAFAPLHGELETKQDSLQSHILKTNAVGIYASEEIVNRALQIIQSSLPTS, encoded by the coding sequence ATGATTTTTGCAAGTGACTTTGATCAAACACTCATTTATTCCCGCAAATCATTTCGTACTGCTATAGAAGAAGAACATATTCAACTCATCGAAACTTTGGATGGGAAAGAGATTTCTTTCATATCGTATAAAACCATTTCGTTATTAAAAAAACTACAACTGTACTCACATTTCATCCCAGTTACAACAAGAACAATTGAGCAGTTTCAGCACATTTTATTGTTCCAAAACGAAATTATTCCCGAATATGTCGTTACAAGTAATGGTGGCAATATTCTTCATAACGGCAAACAAGATACCGTTTGGAAAGAAAGAATACAAAGTAAAATTTCAACAGACTGTCTAGAAAGTGATGCCGTACTAAAAGAATTTAAACAACTTTCCCATGAAGATTGGATTATTTCACAAAAAACAGCCGATCATTTATTTCATTACTGCATCGTTAAACGTGAAAACATTCCCTATGATGAATTAACAGCCTTCACTGCTTGGTTGGACAAGCAAGGTTGGAACCACTCACTACAAGGTAGAAAATTATATTTTGTACCAAAACCAGTAAATAAGTGGGCTGCTGTCCAATATATACAAGACAAACTCCAAATCAACACCATCATTACAGCTGGAGACTCTTTACTTGATTTATGCATGTTAGAAGGAGCAAACTATGCATTCGCTCCTCTTCACGGTGAACTCGAAACAAAGCAAGATAGCTTACAATCTCATATTTTGAAAACAAATGCAGTTGGTATATACGCGTCCGAAGAAATTGTAAATAGAGCCCTTCAAATTATTCAAAGTTCACTACCTACTTCCTAA
- a CDS encoding NAD(P)H-dependent oxidoreductase: protein MKHVIVYAHPNPESFNHAILETVKSELEGKGHEVRVRDLYELNFNPVLGASDFISFSQGNTPEDIKEEQDHITWADNITFIYPVWWAGLPAILKGYVDRVFSHGFAYAYGENGIEKRLSRKKGLLLSTMGNTKEVYTANGMFDAMKKTTDAGIFEFTGIETLEHTFYTSVPSVDNDVRKQYLEEVKEVVKRVF from the coding sequence ATGAAACATGTAATCGTTTATGCACACCCTAATCCAGAAAGCTTCAACCATGCCATTTTAGAAACTGTAAAGAGTGAACTAGAAGGAAAAGGACATGAAGTACGTGTTCGTGATCTATACGAATTAAACTTTAACCCAGTATTAGGCGCTTCTGATTTCATTTCATTTTCTCAAGGAAACACACCGGAGGATATTAAAGAAGAACAAGATCATATCACTTGGGCTGATAACATTACATTTATTTATCCAGTTTGGTGGGCAGGACTTCCTGCTATTTTAAAAGGATACGTTGATCGCGTATTTAGCCATGGGTTTGCATATGCTTACGGCGAAAATGGCATTGAAAAACGATTAAGTCGTAAAAAAGGATTATTATTATCCACAATGGGAAATACGAAAGAAGTATACACAGCAAACGGTATGTTTGACGCAATGAAGAAAACAACTGATGCTGGTATTTTTGAATTTACAGGAATTGAAACATTAGAGCACACATTCTACACAAGTGTTCCTTCTGTAGACAACGACGTGCGCAAACAATATCTGGAAGAAGTAAAAGAAGTTGTGAAACGTGTGTTTTAA